In the genome of Nitrospinota bacterium, the window GCTTGCAATTGTCTCCAGTTTGAGAGATAAAGTCATTCCAAGTAATTGGATTGCTTTCGGTGAGGTAGGGCTTACTGGTGAAGTAAGGCCAGTCTATAACGCCCAAGAAAGACTCTCAGAAGCTCAAAAACAGGGTTTTGAGCTTGCGATTATTCCAAAAGGAAATACCCCTAAAAAAAGCATCAAAGGAATGAAGATTGTATCAGTAGGGTATCTATTTCAAGCCATCCAATATTTACTTGAGAACAGCTAGAGATTTACAAATCAATTCCTTTTTGAGCTCTGATATTGGCTCTAAAAGCGTGCTTTATGTCTTCCACCTCGCTAACTGTGTCTGAAACATCAATCAAGGCCTGACTAGCTGCTCTTCCAGTAATAATAACATGCTGATCTTTGGGTCTATTCGAGAGTGCTAATAAAATCTCAGATTCATCAAGATACTTATAATTTATCATGTAAGTGATTTCATCAAGAACAACAACTGATATTTCTTCATTAGCTAGAAACTTTTTTGCCTCAAGCCAAGTTTGAG includes:
- a CDS encoding cob(I)yrinic acid a,c-diamide adenosyltransferase, whose product is QTWLEAKKFLANEEISVVVLDEITYMINYKYLDESEILLALSNRPKDQHVIITGRAASQALIDVSDTVSEVEDIKHAFRANIRAQKGIDL